A genomic segment from Triticum dicoccoides isolate Atlit2015 ecotype Zavitan chromosome 1A, WEW_v2.0, whole genome shotgun sequence encodes:
- the LOC119292547 gene encoding sugar transporter ERD6-like 4 produces MNGGSSGRGGGGGGGGYESGSDHDARKQPLLVNTGSWYRMGSRQSSLTAGTSSMAIMRESHVSAFLCTMIVALGPIQFGFTGGFSSPTQAAIIRDLNLSISEFSAFGSLSNVGAMVGAIASGQMAEHIGRKGSLMIAAIPNIIGWLAISFAKDTSFLYMGRLLEGFGVGVISYTVPVYIAEISPQNMRGALGSVNQLSVTIGIVLAYILGMFVPWRMLAVIGILPCTILIPGLFFIPESPRWLAKMNKMEDFETSLQVLRGFETDITSEVNDIKRAVTSANKRAAIRFQELNQKKFRMPLILGIGLLVLQQLSGINAILFYASSIFKAAGITNSDLATCGLGGIQVLATLVTTWLLDRAGRRILLIISSAGMTISLLAVAVIFFIKDTVSQDSHMYYILSMVSLLAIVAYVIAFSFGMGAIPWVIMSEILPVSIKSLAGSFATLANWLTSFGITMTANLLLSWSAGGTFVSYMLVSAFTLVFVILWVPETKGRTLEEIQWSFR; encoded by the exons ATGAACGGCGGCAGCAGCGGCAGGGGCGGGGGAGGCGGAGGGGGAGGGTACGAGAGCGGGAGCGACCATGACGCGCGGAAGCAGCCGCTGCTGGTGAACACGGGGAGCTGGTACAGGATGGGGTCGCGCCAGTCCAGCCTCACGGCGGGGACCTCCTCCATGGCCATCATGCGGGAGTCGCACGTCTCGGCCTTCCTCTGCACCATGATCGTCGCGCTCGGCCCCATCCAGTTCGGCTTCACCGGCGGCTTCTCCTCCCCCACCCAGGCCGCCATCATCCGCGACCTCAACCTCTCCATCTCCGAG TTCTCGGCGTTCGGCTCGCTGTCCAACGTCGGCGCCATGGTCGGGGCCATCGCCAGCGGGCAGATGGCCGAGCACATTGGCCGCAAAGGG TCACTGATGATCGCTGCTATTCCTAACATCATCGGCTGGCTTGCCATCTCCTTCGCAAAA GACACTTCTTTCCTGTATATGGGACGATTGCTTGAAGGATTTGGGGTCGGTGTCATATCCTACACG GTGCCAGTATACATAGCAGAGATTTCTCCTCAGAACATGAGAGGCGCCCTAGGCTCTGTGAACCAG TTGTCGGTAACGATTGGTATCGTGTTGGCCTATATTCTCGGCATGTTTGTTCCTTGGAGGATGCTTGCAGTGATAG GAATCTTGCCATGCACAATATTGATACCAGGCCTATTCTTCATCCCAGAATCTCCAAGATGGCTG GCAAAGATGAACAAGATGGAGGATTTCGAAACCTCGCTAcaagttttgaggggatttgagacTGACATCACCTCAGAAGTGAATGACATAAAG AGGGCCGTAACATCAGCAAACAAAAGGGCGGCGATCCgtttccaggagttaaaccaaaagAAGTTCCGCATGCCCCTGATT CTAGGAATTGGCCTGCTTGTTCTACAACAGCTAAGCGGAATCAACGCTATACTGTTCTACGCAAGTAGTATCTTCAAAGCTGCAG GTATTACAAACAGTGACTTGGCCACATGTGGACTTGGAGGTATTCAG GTTCTTGCCACTCTAGTTACAACCTGGTTACTAGACAGGGCTGGCCGGCGTATCCTACTCATC ATATCTTCTGCTGGGATGACTATAAGCCTTCTTGCGGTTGCCGTCATATTTTTTATCAAG GACACTGTTTCACAAGATTCTCATATGTATTACATATTGAGCATGGTCTCCTTGCTTGCTATTGTG GCTTATGTTATCGCCTTCTCCTTTGGTATGGGCGCCATTCCATGGGTCATAATGTCTGAG ATCCTTCCGGTGAGCATCAAGAGTCTTGCAGGAAGCTTCGCGACGCTTGCCAATTGGCTCACTTCCTTTGGGATAACGATGACAGCAAACTTGCTGCTCAGCTGGAGTGCTGGAG GTACCTTTGTGTCCTATATGCTTGTGAGCGCCTTTACACTCGTGTTCGTCATCCTCTGGGTGCCGGAAACCAAGGGAAGAACGCTCGAGGAGATACAGTGGTCATTCCGCTGA